In a genomic window of Besnoitia besnoiti strain Bb-Ger1 chromosome XI, whole genome shotgun sequence:
- a CDS encoding hypothetical protein (encoded by transcript BESB_019600), with protein MPKSSSGPWPRNPSLYRQEGHGDGAAHLVGADAKQQWCEGVSVGDPHGSSLSVRTPDDAGEGAEAAGGPDLSDAEAHAERQCPAGASLSSAERNARVSDISFDEAGAGHLHGGEGAEAPRRRVGIERERREERACKLASSFPLLTAKDDRERKLDMPLEELIEEDRQLRLQSEFESERRRQGGDSWTGAGDPTASSRRDIGAFAQTSAEKINALLSMTLDDAAAVLQNEAHSFSTFSFACSNFKRSARVRPAHRAVRGNGPRRRDDAEMEEVFEQGEGDQEGEDEEAGDDDLEVDPWLRAFRKTVLLPLATGTRGWKYLAKVERDEPQVSLALIAYSGSGLLSEVEVGYFFELYRPLAVLQLVSSSFFVVLFPSAAAAQAALIQGSEKVTFLLAAGAPQLRDLQASARAAWAEARRRREIARTQGAAVGDRRRGPGSSRGKEDGEIEAVGEMEEEVEEGEIAEVGARNGRSDECAEAGGEESEDGGMPKESSEEQEREEGEIDDGEFVSGSGHATPRENDADLPEVFWLLEDVEQHIGAHDAEIFMSQVEYWRRTLPVASRSSPPSAGRLLLRVATAKEITRCARALQSSSPPMAKLLYGAVGLPGRGLSRARDSDLACRELLPSGAVLCEAEALSPAFAAQLRRGAAGDEGSANPSGDLRTEVALDEIQRRRERDERRRRRDEPEARQIGKRRLHAGSLEDDELAREQTLLTSLGGDFRSRFVRGRTGALDFREESDADGSSLTPEGSKAPAEAAGNEETRSWSKKLSEAGGRSHGMIRRFSDPHEDRPSKTASPPPPQLRPVSKPRAFKRREVEFGRRPPRPPPDSPHARRGGGRRGASPPSARERRRAAYRMHSRERKEGSPRRLSKSPDEGGRRRARRGAVSLKRNAFRGSSQDNGPMWSHRHVDDEAREPAEKRREDRNRRRSSDALRGEEDGGKRRKGRGFAYGVIPFSMVAEREYYPPALSGEQ; from the exons ATGCCGAAGTCTTCGAGTGGTCCGTGGCCGCGGAATCCCTCTTTATATCGGCAGGAAGGTCACGGAGATGGCGCTGCTCATCTTGTTGGCGCAGACGCCAAACAGCAGTGGTGCGAAGGCGTGTCGGTTGGAGACCCCCATGGATCTTCATtaagtgtacgtacacccgacGACGCGGGTGAGGGAGCAGAAGCAGCCGGCGGTCCAGATCTCTctgacgcggaggcgcacgcggagcgcCAGTGTCCGGCTGGCGCGTCCCTGTCCTCCGCCGAGCGCAACGCAAGAGTTTCAGATATTTCTTTTGATGAAGCAGGCGCTGGGCACCTGcatgggggggagggcgctgAGGCGCCACGGAGGAGAGTCGGAATCGAACGAgaaagacgagaagaaagggCATGCAAgctcgcgtcttcttttccgtTGCTCACCGCGAAAGACGACAGAGAAAGGAAGCTGGACATGCCTCTGGAGGAGCTTATTGAGGAGGACAGGCAGCTgaggctgcagagcgagtttgagagcgagcgccggcggcagggcGGAGACAGTTGGACGGGGGCAGGAGACCCGACGGCGTCTTCGCGAAGAGACATCGGGGCTTTCGCGCAGACGTCGGCCGAAAAAATAAACGCGCTCCTGAGTATGACTCTGGACGATGCCGCTGCGGTGCTTCAGAATGAAGCCCATTCATTTTCGActttctccttcgcctgcagcaacTTCAAGCGAAGTGCCAGAGTGCGGCCGGCGCACCGCGCCGTTCGTGGGAACGGTCCCagaaggcgcgacgacgcggaaaTGGAAGAAGTCTTCGagcagggcgaaggcgaccagGAGggtgaagacgaagaagcagggGATGACGATCTCGAAGTCGATCCGTGGCTAAGGGCCTTCCGTAAAACCGtccttctgcctctcgcgaCCGGCACGCGCGGCTGGAAATATCTCGCAAAAGTCGAGCGAGACGAACCT CAGGTGTCGTTGGCGCTGATCGCCTACTCGGGCTCCGGGTTGCTCAGCGAAGTCGAAGTGGGGTATTTCTTCGAGCTCTACCGGCCGCTTGCGGTGCTGCAGCTCGTgtcttcgtccttcttcgTGGTGCTGTTcccgtcggcggccgctgcgcaggctgcgctCATACAGGGCAGCGAGAAAGTGACATTTCTGctcgcagccggcgcgccgcagctgcgcgacctgcaggcgagtgctcgcgcggcgtgggcggaggcgcggcgccggcgggagaTCGCTAGAACGCAGGGAGCTGCAGTGGGCGATCGCCGGAGGGGCCCTGGCTCCAGTCGTGGCAAAGAGGACGGTGAGATAGAAGCAGTCGGCGAGATGGAAGAAGAAGTGGAAGAGGGGGAGATCGCGGAGGTGGGCGCGCGGAATGGGCGCAGCGACGAGTGCGCCGAGGccgggggggaggagagtgAGGACGGGGGGATGCCTAAGGAGAGCAGCGAAgaacaggagagagaagaaggagaaatcgacgacggcgagttcgtaagcggcagcggccacgcgacgccgcgcgaaaaCGACGCAGACCTGCCTGAGGTCTTCTGGCTTCTCGAAGACGTCGAACAACACATCGGCGCCCACGACGCAGAGATATTCATGAGCCAGGTGGAGTATTGGAGAAG GACTTTGCCGGTCGCGTCGCGATCGAGTCCGCCGAGCGCCGGccgtcttctgctgcgcgtggcgaCTGCGAAGGAAATTACGCGCtgtgcgcgcgcgctgcagagctcgTCTCCGCCAATGGCGAAGCTGCTCTACGGAGCGGTTGGTCTGCCTGGCAGGGggctttctcgcgcgcgcgactcggATCTGGCCTGCAGAGAGCTGCTGCCGAGCGGCGCAGTCCTCTgtgaggcagaggcgctgtcccccgccttcgccgcgcagctcagaagaggcgctgcgggcgacgaaggcagcgcgaATCCCTCCGGCGACTTGCGGACGGAGGTGGCGCTTGACGAGAtccagaggagacgagagcgcgacgaacggcgccgcagacgagacgaaccggaggcgcggcagatcGGAAAGCGCAGGCTGCACGCGGGCAGcctcgaggacgacgagctTGCGCGCGAACAAACGCTGCTGACG AGTCTCGGCGGCGATTTCCGCTCGCGATTCGTTCGCGGGCGCACAGGCGCGCTAGACTTCCGCGAGGAGTCCGACGCCGACGGAAGTTCGCT GACGCCGGAAGGCAGCAAAGCGCCAGCGGAAGCTGCTGgaaacgaagagacgcgTTCATGGAGTAAAAAGCTATCGGAGGCCGGCGGAAGGTCTCACGGCATGATAAGACGTTTCTCCGACCCGCATGAGGACAGGCCTTCGAAGACTGCCAGTCCGCCGCCCCCACAGCTGCGCCCGGTTTCGAAGCCGAGAGCCTTCAAACGACGCGAAGTCGAGTTCGgtcggcgtccgcctcgccccccgcccGACAGTCCccacgcgaggagaggaggtggccgccgaggcgcttctccgccctccgcacgcgagcggaggagagcAGCCTATCGCATGCACAGCCGTGAACGCAAGGAAGGATCCCCCAG GAGACTAAGTAAAAGCCCCGATGAAGGtgggagacggcgcgcacgtcgcggcgccgtgtCGCTTAAACGAAACGCCTTCCGGGGTTCCTCGCAGGACAACGGCCCCATGTGGTCACACAGGCACGTGGACGACGAGGCCAGAGAACCCGCAGAAAAGAGACGAGAAGACAGAAATAGACGGCGTTCCTCCGACGCActtcgcggcgaggaggacggtgGCAAAAGACGGAAAGGTCGAGGCTTCGCTTACGGCGTGATTCCCTTCTCCATggtcgcggagagagagtATTATCCTCCAGCGCTAAGCGGGGAACAATGA
- a CDS encoding hydrolase, NUDIX family protein (encoded by transcript BESB_019610), which yields MRLPQIAPARLAELLSGGGSLPVLSEKVVYRGWRNVIKRTVQFPNGQPVSFDVTDAPPAVIVLPWCSRTKTVTLLKEYCPGVNEKGMFTLVAGLYEAKHTSVEDCVRCETEEEAQLRGGTLIPVMSSADGSMPGAKYTAQRFLPYIVKDATPVSDPRPLDDDEIIVPVHGISVEEAVWIALHGRMTSTGCMMLFLALHKLRELKEIE from the exons ATGCGGCTGCCTCAAATTGCTCCtgcccgcctcgcggagctcctctccggcggcgggtcCCTGCCCGTTCTCTCTGAAAAAGTTGTCTACCGCGGATGGCGCAACG TGATTAAACGCACCGTGCAGTTCCCCAATGGGCAGCCCGTCTCGTTCGACGTGacggacgcgccgcccgcagtcATCGTTTTGCCCTGGTGCTCCCGCACGAAGACCGTGACGCTTCTCAAG gAGTACTGTCCCGGGGTCAATGAGAAAGGCATGTTCACGCTTGTCGCGGGGCTGTATGAGGCAAAGCACACAAGCGTTGAAGACTGCGTTCGCtgcgagacagaagaagaagcacaGCTG cgcgggGGGACGTTGATTCCAGTCATGTCTTCGGCGGACGGCAGCATGCCGGGGGCCAAATACACCGCGCAGCGCTTTCTGCCTTACATTGTGAAGGACGCGACCCCGGTCTCAGATCCGCGCCCGCTTGATGACGACGAGATTATCGTCCCGGTACACGGGATCTCCGTGGAGGAGGCCGTGTGGATCGCCCTCCACGGCCGCATGACCAGCACAGGCTGCATGAtgctcttcctcgcgctgcatAAACTCCGCGAGCTGAAGGAAATCGAGTAG
- a CDS encoding putative carbonyl reductase 1 (encoded by transcript BESB_019620), translating to MEKKRVALVTGGNKGIGLFVVKRLCERLPTDKWVVVLGTRQVANGEEGVAQLKRYSLPLSPTVQQLDITDKASCEKMKTFLQEKFGGLDLLVNNAGFAFKRDATESKYEQAKKTIGVNYYGTKQVTDILLPLMRDGGRIVSVASMCGKWGLDRMTEQHRRQVLSPELTFEKLDSMMEAYITAAKTGSLSSQGWPESTYEMSKTAVIAATHLWALAADKNELGPNGAKGMFVACCCPGWCKTDMAGWEQPPLSADDGAERVADLALRGGANEQGQFLMEKRVVPLGFSQRFTSQPMPVQTWLAASA from the exons atggagaagaagcgcgttGCCCTGGTTACTGGCGGAAACAAGGGCATCGGCCTGTTTGTCGTGAAGAGGCTCTGCGAGCGTCTTCCGACAGACAAATGGGTTGTGGTCTTGGGAACGCGCCAAGTCGCCAATGGAGAG GAGGGCGtggcgcagctgaagcgctACAGTTTGCCGCTGAGCCCTACAGTGCAGCAGCTGGACATCACTGACAAAGCGAGCTGCGAGAAAATGAAAACCTTTCTGCAAGAGAAgttcggcggcctcgaccTCCTCGTGAACAACGCGG GCTTTGCTTTTAAGCGAGACGCGACGGAGTCCAAGTACGaacaggcgaagaagacgattGGCGTCAACTACTACGGCACGAAGCAG GTGACAGACATTCTGCTTCCGCTGatgcgcgacggcgggagAATCGTCTCAGTCGCTTCGATGTGCGGCAAATGGGGCCTGGACCGCATGACTGAGCAGCACCGGCGGCAAGTTCTTTCTCCCGAGTTGACTTTCGAG AAACTCGACAGCATGATGGAGGCGTACATCACCGCCGCGAAGACTGGCAGCCTCTCGAGTCAAGGCTGGCCAGAGAGCACTTACGAAATGTCCAAG ACTGCAGTGATCGCTGCGACGCATCTGTGGGCGCTAGCTGCAGACAAGAACGAGCTGGGACCGAACGGCGCCAAGGGCATGTtcgtcgcctgctgctgccctg GGTGGTGCAAAACCGATATGGCAGGCTgggagcagccgccgctgagcgcggacgacggcgctGAACGCGTGGCTGACCTCGCACTCAGAGGCGGGGCGAACGAGCAGGGGCAGTTTTTGATGGAGAAGCGAGTCGTGCCTCTCGGCTTTTCGCAGCGATTCACCAGCCAGCCCATGCCCGTGCAAACctggctcgccgcgagcgcctaA